A region of Anopheles merus strain MAF chromosome 2R, AmerM5.1, whole genome shotgun sequence DNA encodes the following proteins:
- the LOC121587677 gene encoding centrosomin isoform X4 codes for MSGIFKYTPNRTAASTPNRRSAFGTGFGPGVHQDATMDNSYAMGFRSPSINALTGHGSPVQVRSLRDNEEEISTLRKENFNLKLRIYFLEQKAGICTDNDTPGGLGVTSSSASNTSCDGNYLKQNIDLKVEVESLRQDLQSKHDLLCQAVKAMEVLEESHKKAEERHRELVNDLNHRIENHQAEIRSLEMMAGELQKQHRELQLSTSLRGDPELQQQQQQQHMAEEGKEGMTTRDNVGESLLDFLDAVQQHSELSVQEKLKVLEMENAVRQCQERNEQLTRQVEQLQATIEEKASKISQLEMELGELRFENAELREESEKPQSNVEIDRLKKQNFDIRAELAEKLCVLDDTETKLKEKTLECTKTCKMVEKLIKTITEQDKELEKLKRNSPVEANAGGREPPIRKNISLHSEHGMNGGATGALAGVAVPEIVDQDRKPVSQAEYDALVQRAKLLQQKNDTLIHKLCGNGGAGDHRNDRNIIIKQLNDELIKAREEAEKAQKWRKEYADLCAISTHRLEELAGFLDSLLRNKELIGSLSTDSRKAIRNAVDRSLDLSRSLNMSISVTGLSLIGNNINNSLAQLSCLSGYLDQSVVLEHGEHSSAGDDVDEHDKENRASNVKGQTIQTGGHGALFGGLNQTKQMIETLRAENKALRGELMEQQQLQQHQQRTRRRESKERKSVPIEPISDSEAWSEPDRGVSLARIGLEDSSSALLRQKNGPAGGPTASLSSPTSGAAALELSSTSDNEPGLLAAAGLSSQRKSATVAEMKQLQETVATLSKELQDKNGTLLTVQSQLVDLDSELQRERIRAAKAQTEATETRQLSERWERDATVYREQAEQAAQRLAALEGDIRQRDALIEKLRKEREQAAVDLRVAMMKLETMQSEYGELQQRHRRELDAMLAKEQQQLEELRQSLTESFRNELQLKQQSFDTALAQNYISKNIHQEKVRELNELHYRLEDAHNDLSTMAEAEEQLRRQLADCERSAAAMKKSLDEATLQASKAAIERTKALNEKRQLETELGFAHDELEQLKVEKNALNEQLQTIIRTQQQQQHPRSPRGSGGGSGGGNQSASGTDEEITPGVRRQLENSSPDLGIESDPGRLSNVELKFATSPQQRPLLKTLELTKSMSNLLLNPNQEVKPESSGESSKGAAGGEQQEGGGGGADKTTVIHHDCAKIEVDYRDLMHRYNKTRHYLAVAYDKIKSSNKVKKQLEIEVKQQIHKTNVVLKTVQRNLDSSGNDGAGEH; via the exons TCCCGGCGTACACCAGGATGCCACCATGGACAACTCAT ATGCGATGGGATTCCGTTCGCCCTCGATAAACGCCCTGACCGGTCACGGTTCGCCGGTTCAGGTGCGCTCGCTGCGCGACAACGAGGAGGAAATTTCCACCCTGCGCAAGGAAAACTTCAATCTGAAGCTACGCATTTACTTCCTCGAGCAGAAGGCGGGCATCTGCACCGACAATGACACGCCCGGCGGACTGGGTGTAACCTCATCGTCCGCGTCCAACACGTCGTGCGATGGGAACTATCTGAAACAGAACATCGATCTTAAG GTCGAGGTAGAATCGTTACGACAGGATCTGCAAAGCAAACATGATCTGCTGTGCCAGGCCGTCAAGGCGATGGAGGTGCTGGAGGAAAGCCACAAGAAGGCGGAGGAAAGGCACCGCGAGCTGGTGAACGATCTGAACCATCGCATCGAGAACCATCAGGCCGAAATTCGGTCGCTGGAGATGATGGCGGGCGAGTTGCAGAAGCAACACCGGGAGCTGCAGCTGTCCACCAGCCTGCGGGGCGATCcggagctgcagcagcagcagcagcagcagcacatggccgaagagggaaaggagggcaTGACGACGCGGGACAATGTCGGCGAAAGCTTGCTCGACTTTCTGGACGcggtgcagcagcacagcGAGCTGAGCGTGCAGGAGAAGCTTAAGGTGCTGGAGATGGAGAACGCCGTCCGGCAGTGCCAGGAGCGGAACGAGCAGCTCACCCGCCAGGTGGAACAGCTGCAGGCCACCATCGAGGAGAAGGCGAGCAAGATCAGCCAGCTGGAGATGGAGCTGGGCGAGCTGCGGTTCGAGAATGCGGAGCTGCGGGAGGAAAGCGAAAAGCCACAGAGCAACGTTGAG ATTGACCGACTTAAGAAGCAAAACTTTGATATTCGGGCCGAGCTGGCGGAGAAGCTGTGCGTGCTCGACGACACCGAGACGAAGCTGAAGGAGAAAACGCTCGAGTGCACCAAGACCTGCAAAATGGTGGAAAAGTTGATCAAAACCATCACCGAGCAGGACAAGGAGCTGGAGAAGCTGAAGCGAAACTCG ccgGTAGAAGCGAACGCCGGTGGTCGCGAGCCGCCGATCCGAAAG AACATTTCACTTCACTCCGAACACGGCATGAACGGTGGTGCCACGGGCGCCCTGGCTGGTGTGGCGGTGCCCGAAATCGTGGACCAGGACCGCAAACCGGTCAGCCAGGCCGAGTACGACGCGCTGGTGCAGCGGGcaaagctgctgcagcagaagAACGACACGCTGATCCACAAGCTGTGCGGCAATGGTGGGGCGGGCGACCATCGCAACGAtcgcaacatcatcatcaagcaGCTGAACGACGAGCTGATCAAGGCGCGCGAAGAGGCGGAAAAGGCCCAGAAGTGGCGCAAAGAGTACGCGGACCTGTGCGCGATCTCGACGCACCGGCTGGAGGAGTTGGCCGGCTTTCTCGATTCGCTGCTGCGGAACAAGGAGCTGATTGGGTCGCTGTCGACGGACAGCCGGAAGGCGATCCGCAATGCGGTCGATCGCAGCCTGGATTTGTCGCGCAGCCTCAACATGTCGATCTCGGTGACGGGGCTTTCGCTCATcggcaacaacatcaacaacagtCTGGCGCAGCTGAGCTGTCTGTCGGGCTATCTGGATCAGTCGGTCGTCCTGGAGCATGGCGAACACAGCAGTGCCGGCGACGATGTGGACGAGCATGACAAGGAAAACCGCGCGTCGAACGTGAAAGGACAGACCATTCAGACCGGCGGTCATGGTGCTCTGTTTGGGGGACTGAATCAAACGAAGCAAATGATCGAAACGTTGCGTGCAGAGAACAAAGCATTGCGGGGCGAGCtgatggagcagcagcagctgcagcagcatcaacagcgAACCCGGCGCCGCGAAAGCAAGGAGCGCAAGTCCGTCCCCATCGAGCCGATTTCCGACTCGGAAGCGTGGTCCGAACCGGATCGGGGCGTTTCGCTCGCACGCATCGGGTTGGAGGACAGCTCTTCGGCCCTGCTGCGGCAGAAGAACGGTCCAGCCGGCGGTCCGACGGCCTCACTAAGCTCGCCAACGTCGGGCGCTGCTGCGCTGGAACTGAGCTCCACCTCAGACAACGAGCCCGGGTTGTTGGCTGCTGCCGGTCTTTCCTCGCAGCGGAAAAGCGCAACCGTGGCTGAAATGAAGCAGCTGCAGGAGACGGTCGCAACGCTGAGCAAAGAGCTGCAGGACAAGAACGGAACGCTGCTGACCGTACAGAGCCAGCTGGTCGATCTGGACAGTGAGCTGCAGCGGGAGCGAATCCGGGCCGCCAAAGCGCAAACGGAAGCGACCGAAACGCGCCAACTGTCCGAACGGTGGGAACGGGACGCCACGGTGTACAGGGAACAGGCGGAACAGGCCGCCCAACGACTGGCGGCGCTCGAGGGCGACATCCGGCAGCGCGATGCGCTGATCGAGAAGCTGCGCAAGGAGCGCGAACAGGCGGCGGTCGATCTGCGCGTGGCCATGATGAAGCTGGAAACGATGCAGTCCGAGTACGGcgagctgcagcagcggcaccGGCGCGAACTGGACGCCATGCTGGcgaaggagcagcagcagctggaggAGCTGCGCCAGAGCCTTACCGAATCATTCCGCAACGAGCTGCAGCTGAAGCAGCAATCGTTCGACACGGCCCTGGCCCAGAACTACATCTCCAAAAACATCCACCAGGAGAAGGTGCGCGAGCTGAACGAGCTGCACTACCGGCTGGAGGATGCGCACAACGACCTGTCCACGATGGCCGAGGCGGAGGAGCAGCTGCGCCGCCAGCTGGCCGACTGCGAGCGCAGCGCGGCGGCGATGAAGAAGAGCCTCGACGAGGCGACGCTGCAGGCGTCCAAGGCAGCGATCGAGCGGACGAAGGCGCTGAACGAGAAGCGCCAGCTCGAGACCGAGCTCGGCTTCGCGCACGACGAGCTGGAGCAGCTGAAGGTGGAGAAGAACGCACTGAACGAGCAGCTGCAGACTATCATTcggacgcagcagcagcagcagcatccacgCAGTCCACGTGGTtccggcggcggcagcggcggcggcaaccAATCAGCGTCCGGAACGGACGAAGAAATTACGCCCGGTGTACGGCGACAGCTCGAGAACTCATCGCCCGATCTCGGCATCGAGAGTGATCCCGGCCGGCTCTCGAACGTGGAGCTAAAGTTTGCGACCTCGCCGCAGCAGCGTCCCCTTCTCAAAACGCTGGAACTGACGAAATCCATGTCCAACTTGCTGTTGAATCCGAACCAGGAAG TCAAACCGGAGAGCAGTGGAGAATCGTCCAAGGGGGCGGCGGGCGGCGAACAGCaggaaggtggtggtggtggggccGATAAGACGACGGTGATCCATCACGACTGTGCCAAGATCGAGGTCGACTACAGGGATCTGATGCATCGGTACAACAAAACGCGCCACTATCTGGCCGTTGCGTACGACAAAATTAAATCCTCCAACAAGGTGAAGAAGCAGCTGGAGATTGAGGTGAAGCAGCAGATCCACAAGACGAACGTCGTGCTGAAGACGGTGCAGCGCAATCTGGATTCTTCGGGCAACGATGGCGCTGGTGAGCATTGA
- the LOC121587677 gene encoding centrosomin isoform X1 — MSTGAPKLSTSLDESQLSQVKECLASFAEQTSPGVHQDATMDNSYAMGFRSPSINALTGHGSPVQVRSLRDNEEEISTLRKENFNLKLRIYFLEQKAGICTDNDTPGGLGVTSSSASNTSCDGNYLKQNIDLKVEVESLRQDLQSKHDLLCQAVKAMEVLEESHKKAEERHRELVNDLNHRIENHQAEIRSLEMMAGELQKQHRELQLSTSLRGDPELQQQQQQQHMAEEGKEGMTTRDNVGESLLDFLDAVQQHSELSVQEKLKVLEMENAVRQCQERNEQLTRQVEQLQATIEEKASKISQLEMELGELRFENAELREESEKPQSNVEIDRLKKQNFDIRAELAEKLCVLDDTETKLKEKTLECTKTCKMVEKLIKTITEQDKELEKLKRNSPVEANAGGREPPIRKNISLHSEHGMNGGATGALAGVAVPEIVDQDRKPVSQAEYDALVQRAKLLQQKNDTLIHKLCGNGGAGDHRNDRNIIIKQLNDELIKAREEAEKAQKWRKEYADLCAISTHRLEELAGFLDSLLRNKELIGSLSTDSRKAIRNAVDRSLDLSRSLNMSISVTGLSLIGNNINNSLAQLSCLSGYLDQSVVLEHGEHSSAGDDVDEHDKENRASNVKGQTIQTGGHGALFGGLNQTKQMIETLRAENKALRGELMEQQQLQQHQQRTRRRESKERKSVPIEPISDSEAWSEPDRGVSLARIGLEDSSSALLRQKNGPAGGPTASLSSPTSGAAALELSSTSDNEPGLLAAAGLSSQRKSATVAEMKQLQETVATLSKELQDKNGTLLTVQSQLVDLDSELQRERIRAAKAQTEATETRQLSERWERDATVYREQAEQAAQRLAALEGDIRQRDALIEKLRKEREQAAVDLRVAMMKLETMQSEYGELQQRHRRELDAMLAKEQQQLEELRQSLTESFRNELQLKQQSFDTALAQNYISKNIHQEKVRELNELHYRLEDAHNDLSTMAEAEEQLRRQLADCERSAAAMKKSLDEATLQASKAAIERTKALNEKRQLETELGFAHDELEQLKVEKNALNEQLQTIIRTQQQQQHPRSPRGSGGGSGGGNQSASGTDEEITPGVRRQLENSSPDLGIESDPGRLSNVELKFATSPQQRPLLKTLELTKSMSNLLLNPNQEVKPESSGESSKGAAGGEQQEGGGGGADKTTVIHHDCAKIEVDYRDLMHRYNKTRHYLAVAYDKIKSSNKVKKQLEIEVKQQIHKTNVVLKTVQRNLDSSGNDGAGEH; from the exons CAGTCCCGGCGTACACCAGGATGCCACCATGGACAACTCAT ATGCGATGGGATTCCGTTCGCCCTCGATAAACGCCCTGACCGGTCACGGTTCGCCGGTTCAGGTGCGCTCGCTGCGCGACAACGAGGAGGAAATTTCCACCCTGCGCAAGGAAAACTTCAATCTGAAGCTACGCATTTACTTCCTCGAGCAGAAGGCGGGCATCTGCACCGACAATGACACGCCCGGCGGACTGGGTGTAACCTCATCGTCCGCGTCCAACACGTCGTGCGATGGGAACTATCTGAAACAGAACATCGATCTTAAG GTCGAGGTAGAATCGTTACGACAGGATCTGCAAAGCAAACATGATCTGCTGTGCCAGGCCGTCAAGGCGATGGAGGTGCTGGAGGAAAGCCACAAGAAGGCGGAGGAAAGGCACCGCGAGCTGGTGAACGATCTGAACCATCGCATCGAGAACCATCAGGCCGAAATTCGGTCGCTGGAGATGATGGCGGGCGAGTTGCAGAAGCAACACCGGGAGCTGCAGCTGTCCACCAGCCTGCGGGGCGATCcggagctgcagcagcagcagcagcagcagcacatggccgaagagggaaaggagggcaTGACGACGCGGGACAATGTCGGCGAAAGCTTGCTCGACTTTCTGGACGcggtgcagcagcacagcGAGCTGAGCGTGCAGGAGAAGCTTAAGGTGCTGGAGATGGAGAACGCCGTCCGGCAGTGCCAGGAGCGGAACGAGCAGCTCACCCGCCAGGTGGAACAGCTGCAGGCCACCATCGAGGAGAAGGCGAGCAAGATCAGCCAGCTGGAGATGGAGCTGGGCGAGCTGCGGTTCGAGAATGCGGAGCTGCGGGAGGAAAGCGAAAAGCCACAGAGCAACGTTGAG ATTGACCGACTTAAGAAGCAAAACTTTGATATTCGGGCCGAGCTGGCGGAGAAGCTGTGCGTGCTCGACGACACCGAGACGAAGCTGAAGGAGAAAACGCTCGAGTGCACCAAGACCTGCAAAATGGTGGAAAAGTTGATCAAAACCATCACCGAGCAGGACAAGGAGCTGGAGAAGCTGAAGCGAAACTCG ccgGTAGAAGCGAACGCCGGTGGTCGCGAGCCGCCGATCCGAAAG AACATTTCACTTCACTCCGAACACGGCATGAACGGTGGTGCCACGGGCGCCCTGGCTGGTGTGGCGGTGCCCGAAATCGTGGACCAGGACCGCAAACCGGTCAGCCAGGCCGAGTACGACGCGCTGGTGCAGCGGGcaaagctgctgcagcagaagAACGACACGCTGATCCACAAGCTGTGCGGCAATGGTGGGGCGGGCGACCATCGCAACGAtcgcaacatcatcatcaagcaGCTGAACGACGAGCTGATCAAGGCGCGCGAAGAGGCGGAAAAGGCCCAGAAGTGGCGCAAAGAGTACGCGGACCTGTGCGCGATCTCGACGCACCGGCTGGAGGAGTTGGCCGGCTTTCTCGATTCGCTGCTGCGGAACAAGGAGCTGATTGGGTCGCTGTCGACGGACAGCCGGAAGGCGATCCGCAATGCGGTCGATCGCAGCCTGGATTTGTCGCGCAGCCTCAACATGTCGATCTCGGTGACGGGGCTTTCGCTCATcggcaacaacatcaacaacagtCTGGCGCAGCTGAGCTGTCTGTCGGGCTATCTGGATCAGTCGGTCGTCCTGGAGCATGGCGAACACAGCAGTGCCGGCGACGATGTGGACGAGCATGACAAGGAAAACCGCGCGTCGAACGTGAAAGGACAGACCATTCAGACCGGCGGTCATGGTGCTCTGTTTGGGGGACTGAATCAAACGAAGCAAATGATCGAAACGTTGCGTGCAGAGAACAAAGCATTGCGGGGCGAGCtgatggagcagcagcagctgcagcagcatcaacagcgAACCCGGCGCCGCGAAAGCAAGGAGCGCAAGTCCGTCCCCATCGAGCCGATTTCCGACTCGGAAGCGTGGTCCGAACCGGATCGGGGCGTTTCGCTCGCACGCATCGGGTTGGAGGACAGCTCTTCGGCCCTGCTGCGGCAGAAGAACGGTCCAGCCGGCGGTCCGACGGCCTCACTAAGCTCGCCAACGTCGGGCGCTGCTGCGCTGGAACTGAGCTCCACCTCAGACAACGAGCCCGGGTTGTTGGCTGCTGCCGGTCTTTCCTCGCAGCGGAAAAGCGCAACCGTGGCTGAAATGAAGCAGCTGCAGGAGACGGTCGCAACGCTGAGCAAAGAGCTGCAGGACAAGAACGGAACGCTGCTGACCGTACAGAGCCAGCTGGTCGATCTGGACAGTGAGCTGCAGCGGGAGCGAATCCGGGCCGCCAAAGCGCAAACGGAAGCGACCGAAACGCGCCAACTGTCCGAACGGTGGGAACGGGACGCCACGGTGTACAGGGAACAGGCGGAACAGGCCGCCCAACGACTGGCGGCGCTCGAGGGCGACATCCGGCAGCGCGATGCGCTGATCGAGAAGCTGCGCAAGGAGCGCGAACAGGCGGCGGTCGATCTGCGCGTGGCCATGATGAAGCTGGAAACGATGCAGTCCGAGTACGGcgagctgcagcagcggcaccGGCGCGAACTGGACGCCATGCTGGcgaaggagcagcagcagctggaggAGCTGCGCCAGAGCCTTACCGAATCATTCCGCAACGAGCTGCAGCTGAAGCAGCAATCGTTCGACACGGCCCTGGCCCAGAACTACATCTCCAAAAACATCCACCAGGAGAAGGTGCGCGAGCTGAACGAGCTGCACTACCGGCTGGAGGATGCGCACAACGACCTGTCCACGATGGCCGAGGCGGAGGAGCAGCTGCGCCGCCAGCTGGCCGACTGCGAGCGCAGCGCGGCGGCGATGAAGAAGAGCCTCGACGAGGCGACGCTGCAGGCGTCCAAGGCAGCGATCGAGCGGACGAAGGCGCTGAACGAGAAGCGCCAGCTCGAGACCGAGCTCGGCTTCGCGCACGACGAGCTGGAGCAGCTGAAGGTGGAGAAGAACGCACTGAACGAGCAGCTGCAGACTATCATTcggacgcagcagcagcagcagcatccacgCAGTCCACGTGGTtccggcggcggcagcggcggcggcaaccAATCAGCGTCCGGAACGGACGAAGAAATTACGCCCGGTGTACGGCGACAGCTCGAGAACTCATCGCCCGATCTCGGCATCGAGAGTGATCCCGGCCGGCTCTCGAACGTGGAGCTAAAGTTTGCGACCTCGCCGCAGCAGCGTCCCCTTCTCAAAACGCTGGAACTGACGAAATCCATGTCCAACTTGCTGTTGAATCCGAACCAGGAAG TCAAACCGGAGAGCAGTGGAGAATCGTCCAAGGGGGCGGCGGGCGGCGAACAGCaggaaggtggtggtggtggggccGATAAGACGACGGTGATCCATCACGACTGTGCCAAGATCGAGGTCGACTACAGGGATCTGATGCATCGGTACAACAAAACGCGCCACTATCTGGCCGTTGCGTACGACAAAATTAAATCCTCCAACAAGGTGAAGAAGCAGCTGGAGATTGAGGTGAAGCAGCAGATCCACAAGACGAACGTCGTGCTGAAGACGGTGCAGCGCAATCTGGATTCTTCGGGCAACGATGGCGCTGGTGAGCATTGA
- the LOC121587677 gene encoding centrosomin isoform X2: MSTGAPKLSTSLDESQLSQVKECLASFAEQTPGVHQDATMDNSYAMGFRSPSINALTGHGSPVQVRSLRDNEEEISTLRKENFNLKLRIYFLEQKAGICTDNDTPGGLGVTSSSASNTSCDGNYLKQNIDLKVEVESLRQDLQSKHDLLCQAVKAMEVLEESHKKAEERHRELVNDLNHRIENHQAEIRSLEMMAGELQKQHRELQLSTSLRGDPELQQQQQQQHMAEEGKEGMTTRDNVGESLLDFLDAVQQHSELSVQEKLKVLEMENAVRQCQERNEQLTRQVEQLQATIEEKASKISQLEMELGELRFENAELREESEKPQSNVEIDRLKKQNFDIRAELAEKLCVLDDTETKLKEKTLECTKTCKMVEKLIKTITEQDKELEKLKRNSPVEANAGGREPPIRKNISLHSEHGMNGGATGALAGVAVPEIVDQDRKPVSQAEYDALVQRAKLLQQKNDTLIHKLCGNGGAGDHRNDRNIIIKQLNDELIKAREEAEKAQKWRKEYADLCAISTHRLEELAGFLDSLLRNKELIGSLSTDSRKAIRNAVDRSLDLSRSLNMSISVTGLSLIGNNINNSLAQLSCLSGYLDQSVVLEHGEHSSAGDDVDEHDKENRASNVKGQTIQTGGHGALFGGLNQTKQMIETLRAENKALRGELMEQQQLQQHQQRTRRRESKERKSVPIEPISDSEAWSEPDRGVSLARIGLEDSSSALLRQKNGPAGGPTASLSSPTSGAAALELSSTSDNEPGLLAAAGLSSQRKSATVAEMKQLQETVATLSKELQDKNGTLLTVQSQLVDLDSELQRERIRAAKAQTEATETRQLSERWERDATVYREQAEQAAQRLAALEGDIRQRDALIEKLRKEREQAAVDLRVAMMKLETMQSEYGELQQRHRRELDAMLAKEQQQLEELRQSLTESFRNELQLKQQSFDTALAQNYISKNIHQEKVRELNELHYRLEDAHNDLSTMAEAEEQLRRQLADCERSAAAMKKSLDEATLQASKAAIERTKALNEKRQLETELGFAHDELEQLKVEKNALNEQLQTIIRTQQQQQHPRSPRGSGGGSGGGNQSASGTDEEITPGVRRQLENSSPDLGIESDPGRLSNVELKFATSPQQRPLLKTLELTKSMSNLLLNPNQEVKPESSGESSKGAAGGEQQEGGGGGADKTTVIHHDCAKIEVDYRDLMHRYNKTRHYLAVAYDKIKSSNKVKKQLEIEVKQQIHKTNVVLKTVQRNLDSSGNDGAGEH, from the exons TCCCGGCGTACACCAGGATGCCACCATGGACAACTCAT ATGCGATGGGATTCCGTTCGCCCTCGATAAACGCCCTGACCGGTCACGGTTCGCCGGTTCAGGTGCGCTCGCTGCGCGACAACGAGGAGGAAATTTCCACCCTGCGCAAGGAAAACTTCAATCTGAAGCTACGCATTTACTTCCTCGAGCAGAAGGCGGGCATCTGCACCGACAATGACACGCCCGGCGGACTGGGTGTAACCTCATCGTCCGCGTCCAACACGTCGTGCGATGGGAACTATCTGAAACAGAACATCGATCTTAAG GTCGAGGTAGAATCGTTACGACAGGATCTGCAAAGCAAACATGATCTGCTGTGCCAGGCCGTCAAGGCGATGGAGGTGCTGGAGGAAAGCCACAAGAAGGCGGAGGAAAGGCACCGCGAGCTGGTGAACGATCTGAACCATCGCATCGAGAACCATCAGGCCGAAATTCGGTCGCTGGAGATGATGGCGGGCGAGTTGCAGAAGCAACACCGGGAGCTGCAGCTGTCCACCAGCCTGCGGGGCGATCcggagctgcagcagcagcagcagcagcagcacatggccgaagagggaaaggagggcaTGACGACGCGGGACAATGTCGGCGAAAGCTTGCTCGACTTTCTGGACGcggtgcagcagcacagcGAGCTGAGCGTGCAGGAGAAGCTTAAGGTGCTGGAGATGGAGAACGCCGTCCGGCAGTGCCAGGAGCGGAACGAGCAGCTCACCCGCCAGGTGGAACAGCTGCAGGCCACCATCGAGGAGAAGGCGAGCAAGATCAGCCAGCTGGAGATGGAGCTGGGCGAGCTGCGGTTCGAGAATGCGGAGCTGCGGGAGGAAAGCGAAAAGCCACAGAGCAACGTTGAG ATTGACCGACTTAAGAAGCAAAACTTTGATATTCGGGCCGAGCTGGCGGAGAAGCTGTGCGTGCTCGACGACACCGAGACGAAGCTGAAGGAGAAAACGCTCGAGTGCACCAAGACCTGCAAAATGGTGGAAAAGTTGATCAAAACCATCACCGAGCAGGACAAGGAGCTGGAGAAGCTGAAGCGAAACTCG ccgGTAGAAGCGAACGCCGGTGGTCGCGAGCCGCCGATCCGAAAG AACATTTCACTTCACTCCGAACACGGCATGAACGGTGGTGCCACGGGCGCCCTGGCTGGTGTGGCGGTGCCCGAAATCGTGGACCAGGACCGCAAACCGGTCAGCCAGGCCGAGTACGACGCGCTGGTGCAGCGGGcaaagctgctgcagcagaagAACGACACGCTGATCCACAAGCTGTGCGGCAATGGTGGGGCGGGCGACCATCGCAACGAtcgcaacatcatcatcaagcaGCTGAACGACGAGCTGATCAAGGCGCGCGAAGAGGCGGAAAAGGCCCAGAAGTGGCGCAAAGAGTACGCGGACCTGTGCGCGATCTCGACGCACCGGCTGGAGGAGTTGGCCGGCTTTCTCGATTCGCTGCTGCGGAACAAGGAGCTGATTGGGTCGCTGTCGACGGACAGCCGGAAGGCGATCCGCAATGCGGTCGATCGCAGCCTGGATTTGTCGCGCAGCCTCAACATGTCGATCTCGGTGACGGGGCTTTCGCTCATcggcaacaacatcaacaacagtCTGGCGCAGCTGAGCTGTCTGTCGGGCTATCTGGATCAGTCGGTCGTCCTGGAGCATGGCGAACACAGCAGTGCCGGCGACGATGTGGACGAGCATGACAAGGAAAACCGCGCGTCGAACGTGAAAGGACAGACCATTCAGACCGGCGGTCATGGTGCTCTGTTTGGGGGACTGAATCAAACGAAGCAAATGATCGAAACGTTGCGTGCAGAGAACAAAGCATTGCGGGGCGAGCtgatggagcagcagcagctgcagcagcatcaacagcgAACCCGGCGCCGCGAAAGCAAGGAGCGCAAGTCCGTCCCCATCGAGCCGATTTCCGACTCGGAAGCGTGGTCCGAACCGGATCGGGGCGTTTCGCTCGCACGCATCGGGTTGGAGGACAGCTCTTCGGCCCTGCTGCGGCAGAAGAACGGTCCAGCCGGCGGTCCGACGGCCTCACTAAGCTCGCCAACGTCGGGCGCTGCTGCGCTGGAACTGAGCTCCACCTCAGACAACGAGCCCGGGTTGTTGGCTGCTGCCGGTCTTTCCTCGCAGCGGAAAAGCGCAACCGTGGCTGAAATGAAGCAGCTGCAGGAGACGGTCGCAACGCTGAGCAAAGAGCTGCAGGACAAGAACGGAACGCTGCTGACCGTACAGAGCCAGCTGGTCGATCTGGACAGTGAGCTGCAGCGGGAGCGAATCCGGGCCGCCAAAGCGCAAACGGAAGCGACCGAAACGCGCCAACTGTCCGAACGGTGGGAACGGGACGCCACGGTGTACAGGGAACAGGCGGAACAGGCCGCCCAACGACTGGCGGCGCTCGAGGGCGACATCCGGCAGCGCGATGCGCTGATCGAGAAGCTGCGCAAGGAGCGCGAACAGGCGGCGGTCGATCTGCGCGTGGCCATGATGAAGCTGGAAACGATGCAGTCCGAGTACGGcgagctgcagcagcggcaccGGCGCGAACTGGACGCCATGCTGGcgaaggagcagcagcagctggaggAGCTGCGCCAGAGCCTTACCGAATCATTCCGCAACGAGCTGCAGCTGAAGCAGCAATCGTTCGACACGGCCCTGGCCCAGAACTACATCTCCAAAAACATCCACCAGGAGAAGGTGCGCGAGCTGAACGAGCTGCACTACCGGCTGGAGGATGCGCACAACGACCTGTCCACGATGGCCGAGGCGGAGGAGCAGCTGCGCCGCCAGCTGGCCGACTGCGAGCGCAGCGCGGCGGCGATGAAGAAGAGCCTCGACGAGGCGACGCTGCAGGCGTCCAAGGCAGCGATCGAGCGGACGAAGGCGCTGAACGAGAAGCGCCAGCTCGAGACCGAGCTCGGCTTCGCGCACGACGAGCTGGAGCAGCTGAAGGTGGAGAAGAACGCACTGAACGAGCAGCTGCAGACTATCATTcggacgcagcagcagcagcagcatccacgCAGTCCACGTGGTtccggcggcggcagcggcggcggcaaccAATCAGCGTCCGGAACGGACGAAGAAATTACGCCCGGTGTACGGCGACAGCTCGAGAACTCATCGCCCGATCTCGGCATCGAGAGTGATCCCGGCCGGCTCTCGAACGTGGAGCTAAAGTTTGCGACCTCGCCGCAGCAGCGTCCCCTTCTCAAAACGCTGGAACTGACGAAATCCATGTCCAACTTGCTGTTGAATCCGAACCAGGAAG TCAAACCGGAGAGCAGTGGAGAATCGTCCAAGGGGGCGGCGGGCGGCGAACAGCaggaaggtggtggtggtggggccGATAAGACGACGGTGATCCATCACGACTGTGCCAAGATCGAGGTCGACTACAGGGATCTGATGCATCGGTACAACAAAACGCGCCACTATCTGGCCGTTGCGTACGACAAAATTAAATCCTCCAACAAGGTGAAGAAGCAGCTGGAGATTGAGGTGAAGCAGCAGATCCACAAGACGAACGTCGTGCTGAAGACGGTGCAGCGCAATCTGGATTCTTCGGGCAACGATGGCGCTGGTGAGCATTGA